In Devosia sp. 1566, a single genomic region encodes these proteins:
- a CDS encoding MarR family transcriptional regulator gives MGLFFFAYRDFTGDADALLERQGFGRAHHRVLYFVNLKPGMPVADLLDILKITKQSLARVLRQLIDNGYIEQETGQADRRQRLLFATDKGRALFASLSASQASRIEAAISGLPEQAGHIVRQFLAGMVEPGDRPVLDGLKLTEKL, from the coding sequence ATGGGCCTGTTCTTCTTCGCCTACCGGGATTTCACCGGCGACGCCGACGCCTTGCTTGAACGCCAGGGCTTTGGCCGGGCCCATCACCGCGTGCTCTATTTCGTTAATCTCAAGCCCGGCATGCCGGTCGCCGACCTGCTCGATATCCTCAAGATCACCAAGCAAAGCCTTGCCCGCGTGCTGCGCCAGCTAATCGACAATGGCTATATCGAACAGGAAACCGGGCAGGCTGATCGCCGCCAGCGCCTGCTGTTTGCGACGGATAAGGGGCGCGCACTCTTCGCCAGTCTCTCAGCCAGCCAGGCCAGCCGCATCGAAGCGGCCATCAGCGGCCTGCCTGAACAAGCCGGTCACATCGTGCGCCAATTCCTCGCCGGTATGGTCGAACCCGGCGACCGGCCCGTCCTCGATGGCTTGAAGCTGACTGAAAAGCTGTAA
- the lgt gene encoding prolipoprotein diacylglyceryl transferase — protein MVHATSMERSLPFPDIDPIAFAIGPFAIRWYALAYLFGVGLGAAYGYLLLRKTRLWPNGRPPFKAEEIWDFAFWTMLAIVVGGRVGYVLFYNVPFYLQNPLQAFNTLDGGMSYHGGMLGLMLAGILFTRSKGGNWLSALDLLGAGATIGIMLGRIANFINAELYGAPTTLPWGVIFPTDPLQTPRHPSQLYEAALEGLLLFLVIRFVTHIAYGLRRPGLTAGIFAIGYSLARIAVEFVRLPDEQIGYLYGGWLTMGQVLSLPMLIGGIILVVYASRGRHVR, from the coding sequence ATGGTCCACGCGACCTCCATGGAGCGCTCATTGCCCTTCCCAGATATCGACCCCATCGCCTTTGCCATCGGCCCCTTTGCCATTCGCTGGTATGCCCTCGCATACCTGTTTGGCGTTGGCCTCGGCGCCGCCTATGGCTATCTTTTGCTGCGCAAAACGCGGCTCTGGCCCAATGGACGCCCGCCCTTCAAGGCCGAGGAGATCTGGGACTTCGCCTTCTGGACCATGCTCGCCATCGTGGTGGGCGGACGTGTCGGTTACGTCCTGTTTTATAATGTGCCCTTCTACCTGCAAAATCCCCTGCAGGCCTTCAACACGCTCGATGGCGGCATGTCCTATCACGGGGGCATGTTGGGCCTGATGCTCGCCGGCATCCTGTTCACCCGCTCCAAGGGCGGCAACTGGCTGTCTGCGCTCGATCTCCTAGGCGCCGGTGCCACCATCGGCATCATGCTGGGGCGCATCGCCAATTTCATCAATGCCGAATTGTATGGCGCACCCACCACCCTGCCCTGGGGCGTCATCTTTCCCACCGATCCGCTGCAAACCCCGCGTCATCCCAGCCAGCTTTATGAAGCCGCGCTCGAAGGCTTGCTCCTCTTCCTCGTGATCCGCTTCGTCACCCACATTGCCTATGGGCTGCGTCGCCCGGGCCTCACCGCGGGCATTTTTGCCATCGGCTATTCGCTCGCCCGCATTGCTGTGGAATTCGTGCGCCTGCCGGACGAGCAGATCGGCTATCTTTATGGCGGCTGGCTCACCATGGGCCAGGTGCTCAGCCTGCCGATGCTGATCGGCGGCATCATCCTTGTTGTTTACGCTTCGCGAGGCCGCCATGTCCGCTGA
- a CDS encoding MaoC/PaaZ C-terminal domain-containing protein, translating to MTRWFEDIVIDEVFDLGAHGFATEDMVRFASLYDPQPVHTNSEMAQASYLGGLVASGWHIASVGHRKMVDALFAEEERLRALGREPGVSGPSPGVNSMDFPTPVRPDDVVSFQLVVTGKRPSNSLPGWGLLFNRLTGTNQHGDLVYSAELVAFSKLRDYRMPWWQKLLQALTNLPLIGPLIARRS from the coding sequence ATGACCCGTTGGTTTGAAGACATCGTCATCGATGAAGTGTTCGATCTGGGTGCCCATGGCTTTGCGACCGAAGACATGGTCCGCTTCGCCAGCCTCTATGATCCCCAGCCCGTGCACACCAATTCAGAGATGGCTCAAGCAAGCTATCTAGGGGGGCTGGTTGCCAGCGGCTGGCACATTGCGAGCGTCGGTCACCGCAAGATGGTCGACGCGCTGTTCGCCGAGGAAGAGCGTCTGCGCGCCCTTGGCCGTGAGCCTGGCGTGTCCGGCCCCTCCCCCGGTGTCAACAGCATGGATTTCCCCACGCCAGTCCGGCCCGACGATGTGGTCAGCTTTCAGCTTGTCGTCACCGGCAAGCGCCCCTCCAATTCCCTGCCGGGTTGGGGCTTGCTGTTCAACCGGCTGACCGGCACCAATCAGCACGGCGATCTTGTTTATAGCGCCGAACTGGTCGCGTTCTCGAAATTGCGCGATTACCGGATGCCCTGGTGGCAAAAACTGTTGCAGGCACTCACCAACCTCCCGCTCATCGGCCCGCTCATCGCCCGACGCAGTTGA
- the ychF gene encoding redox-regulated ATPase YchF — MGFKMGIVGLPNVGKSTLFNALTRTAAAAAANFPFCTIEPNVGDVPVPDERLQKLAAIGKSVNVLPARMSFVDIAGLVKGASKGEGLGNQFLANIRECDAIAYVLRCFEDGNIIHVANKVDPLADAEVVETELMLADLESLEKRRAGVEKKAKGNDKEAKTTLDLIDRALVLLREGKSARFVERSPEEEKAFGELQLLTSKPVLYVCNVDEGSAESGNAMSKAVEDYAHANGAGVVIISAEIESQLAQLPDEEQAEYLESLGLHEPGLNRLIREAYHLLGLQTYFTVGPKETRAWTIHKGDKAPAAAGVIHSDFERGFIRAQTIGYDDFVTLGGEVPAKEAGKARDEGKEYVVKDGDVMLFKFNT; from the coding sequence ATGGGTTTCAAGATGGGCATTGTCGGCCTGCCCAATGTCGGCAAGTCGACCCTTTTCAATGCGCTCACGCGCACCGCTGCGGCTGCCGCCGCCAATTTCCCGTTCTGCACCATCGAGCCCAATGTGGGCGACGTCCCCGTGCCCGATGAACGCCTGCAAAAGCTTGCCGCCATCGGCAAGTCCGTCAACGTACTGCCCGCGCGCATGAGCTTTGTCGACATCGCCGGTCTCGTGAAGGGTGCCTCCAAGGGCGAAGGCTTGGGCAACCAGTTCCTGGCCAATATCCGCGAATGCGACGCCATCGCCTATGTGCTGCGCTGCTTTGAAGACGGCAACATCATCCATGTCGCCAACAAGGTCGACCCGCTCGCCGATGCCGAAGTGGTGGAAACCGAGCTGATGCTGGCCGATCTCGAAAGCCTCGAAAAGCGCCGTGCCGGCGTTGAGAAAAAGGCCAAGGGCAATGACAAGGAAGCCAAGACCACGCTCGATCTGATCGACCGCGCGCTGGTGCTGCTGCGCGAGGGCAAGTCGGCCCGTTTCGTCGAGCGTTCGCCTGAGGAAGAAAAGGCGTTCGGGGAACTGCAGCTCCTCACCTCCAAGCCCGTGCTCTATGTGTGCAATGTGGACGAAGGCTCGGCCGAAAGCGGCAACGCCATGAGCAAGGCCGTCGAGGATTACGCCCATGCCAATGGCGCCGGCGTCGTCATCATCTCGGCCGAAATCGAAAGCCAGCTGGCCCAGTTGCCCGATGAGGAACAGGCCGAATATCTGGAATCGCTCGGTCTTCACGAACCCGGCCTCAACCGGCTGATCCGTGAAGCCTATCACCTGTTAGGCCTCCAAACCTATTTCACCGTCGGCCCCAAGGAAACGCGCGCCTGGACCATCCACAAGGGCGACAAGGCCCCGGCGGCGGCCGGCGTCATCCACTCCGATTTTGAGCGCGGCTTCATCCGCGCCCAGACCATTGGCTACGACGACTTCGTCACCCTCGGCGGCGAAGTTCCCGCCAAGGAAGCCGGCAAGGCACGCGACGAAGGCAAGGAATATGTGGTCAAGGACGGCGACGTGATGCTGTTCAAGTTCAACACCTGA
- a CDS encoding MaoC/PaaZ C-terminal domain-containing protein, whose protein sequence is MTEPVITSPRFWEDLQLGEVIELGRTTVTRDMITSFAREFDPFPFHLDESAAQASLLGGLAASGWQTGALCLRMLGDSFLATTKSAGIASVRDLKWKNPVMVGDDIGGTATIAELTSLPSQPELGIVALNFDVGNQKRQPVLQMRLSLRIPTQASGVSV, encoded by the coding sequence ATGACCGAACCGGTAATTACCTCTCCGCGCTTCTGGGAGGATCTGCAGCTCGGCGAAGTGATCGAGCTTGGTCGCACCACCGTAACGCGGGACATGATCACGAGCTTTGCGCGTGAGTTCGACCCCTTCCCGTTTCACCTCGACGAAAGCGCAGCCCAAGCCTCGCTGCTTGGCGGCCTGGCCGCCAGCGGCTGGCAGACTGGCGCGCTATGCCTGCGCATGCTGGGCGATAGCTTCCTTGCCACTACCAAGTCCGCAGGAATCGCCAGCGTTCGGGATCTGAAGTGGAAAAATCCGGTCATGGTTGGTGACGATATCGGCGGCACCGCTACCATTGCGGAATTGACGAGTCTGCCGAGCCAACCCGAACTCGGCATCGTCGCTCTAAACTTTGATGTCGGCAATCAGAAGCGCCAGCCGGTGCTGCAGATGCGCCTGTCCCTGCGGATACCCACCCAAGCATCGGGAGTGTCCGTATGA
- a CDS encoding SAM-dependent methyltransferase, whose product MSADKPSLSEVIAMQIRETGPMSVATYMGLCLSHPREGYYKGADPLGAAGDFITAPEISQMFGELIGFFCVNLWQQLGQPKSFTLLELGPGRGTLMADMLRVACRAEGFRDALQLRLFETSPGLIAEQHRRLEPYEPQWINSFDKVGSGPLLVVANEFFDAMPIRQFVRTDQGWNERLVGLSDDKLAFGLSPTPIPPTTMPAALADAPPNAVFEVGFAAGEVMSRLSRLVAAQGGAILAIDYGYGRTQTGETLQGVRRHAFADVLDAPGETDLSAHVDFEALGNVARNAGLAVQPLATQGEFLSRLGINERTRALSAANPGSAKDLEAARNRLVAPDQMGDLFKVFCAASPGLQPPGLSA is encoded by the coding sequence ATGTCCGCTGACAAGCCGAGCCTGTCCGAAGTCATCGCCATGCAGATCCGCGAAACTGGCCCCATGTCGGTCGCGACCTATATGGGCCTTTGCCTCAGCCATCCGCGCGAAGGCTATTACAAGGGCGCCGATCCGCTGGGCGCCGCGGGCGACTTCATCACCGCCCCCGAGATCAGCCAGATGTTCGGCGAGCTGATCGGGTTCTTCTGCGTCAATCTCTGGCAGCAACTTGGCCAGCCCAAGAGCTTCACCCTGCTTGAGCTCGGCCCCGGCCGGGGCACGCTGATGGCCGATATGCTGCGCGTCGCCTGCCGCGCTGAAGGCTTCCGCGACGCTCTCCAGCTGCGCCTGTTTGAAACCAGCCCCGGCCTCATTGCCGAACAGCACCGCCGGCTCGAGCCCTATGAGCCGCAATGGATCAACAGCTTCGACAAGGTCGGCTCCGGGCCGCTCCTCGTCGTTGCCAACGAGTTCTTTGACGCCATGCCGATCCGGCAATTCGTGCGCACCGATCAGGGCTGGAACGAACGCCTGGTCGGACTTTCCGACGACAAGCTCGCCTTTGGCCTTTCGCCCACTCCTATTCCCCCCACCACCATGCCCGCGGCCCTCGCCGACGCGCCGCCCAATGCCGTATTCGAGGTCGGGTTTGCCGCCGGCGAGGTGATGTCACGCCTCTCCCGCCTCGTGGCAGCGCAAGGCGGCGCCATCCTCGCCATCGACTATGGCTATGGGCGCACCCAAACCGGCGAAACCCTGCAGGGTGTGCGCCGCCATGCCTTTGCCGATGTGCTCGATGCCCCCGGTGAAACCGATCTTTCCGCCCATGTGGATTTTGAGGCCCTGGGCAATGTGGCGCGCAATGCCGGCCTTGCGGTTCAGCCGCTCGCAACGCAGGGCGAATTCCTGTCCCGCCTTGGCATTAACGAGCGCACCCGCGCCCTCAGCGCCGCCAATCCGGGCTCGGCCAAGGATCTGGAAGCGGCCCGTAACCGCCTCGTCGCCCCCGATCAGATGGGTGATCTGTTCAAGGTCTTTTGCGCCGCCAGCCCCGGCCTGCAGCCGCCAGGATTGAGCGCATGA
- a CDS encoding YbjN domain-containing protein: MSLFQVEADRTIHPVDIIEQIAAINDWNFERQDADEISISVRGGWCDYHVSFNWMEDLESLHVASAFDLKVPEGRRNEIKQLIALINEQLWIGHFDSWNREGVVLFRNSHLLTGGAEVSPQQCEALLRSATDACDLYYQAFQFVVWAGKTAADALSHVMFETVGEA; this comes from the coding sequence ATGTCGCTTTTTCAGGTCGAAGCTGACCGTACCATCCACCCCGTTGATATCATCGAACAGATCGCGGCGATCAACGACTGGAATTTCGAGCGGCAGGACGCCGACGAAATCTCGATCTCGGTGCGCGGCGGGTGGTGCGATTATCACGTTTCCTTCAACTGGATGGAAGACCTCGAGTCGCTCCATGTCGCGAGCGCGTTCGATCTCAAAGTGCCCGAAGGGCGGCGCAATGAGATCAAGCAGCTGATTGCCCTCATCAATGAGCAGCTCTGGATTGGGCATTTCGACAGCTGGAACCGGGAAGGGGTGGTGCTGTTTCGCAATTCGCACCTCCTGACCGGTGGCGCCGAGGTGTCACCCCAGCAATGCGAGGCGCTGCTGCGTTCGGCAACCGATGCCTGCGATCTGTATTATCAGGCTTTCCAGTTCGTGGTCTGGGCCGGCAAAACCGCTGCCGATGCCCTGAGCCATGTGATGTTCGAAACGGTAGGTGAAGCATGA
- the pth gene encoding aminoacyl-tRNA hydrolase, with the protein MYLLVGLGNPGNQYAGNRHNIGFMAIDAIARRHNAGPWKSKHAGLISEATINGERVLLLKPQTFMNKSGDSVQQVARFYKIDPAEIIVLYDELDLAPGKVRVKIGGGNGGHNGLRSIDPQIGLNYKRVRLGIGHPGSKDLVTHHVLGDFSKADATWLEPLLDAIAANIGMLLAGDDSGFMNKLALATKSEGAALAAPKPAAKAQSHIRQARPAEPQAKLPATGPMADMLKRLLGNKD; encoded by the coding sequence ATGTACCTGCTGGTCGGCCTCGGCAATCCTGGCAACCAATATGCCGGAAACCGCCACAATATTGGCTTCATGGCCATCGACGCCATCGCTCGGCGCCACAATGCCGGTCCCTGGAAAAGCAAGCATGCCGGCCTGATTTCGGAAGCCACGATCAATGGCGAGCGCGTGTTGCTGCTCAAGCCGCAGACCTTCATGAACAAATCCGGCGACAGCGTGCAGCAGGTCGCCCGCTTCTACAAGATCGACCCCGCCGAAATCATCGTGCTCTATGACGAACTCGACCTCGCCCCCGGCAAGGTGCGGGTCAAGATCGGTGGCGGCAATGGTGGCCATAACGGGCTCCGCTCAATCGACCCGCAGATTGGCCTCAACTACAAGCGCGTTCGCCTCGGCATCGGCCATCCCGGCTCCAAGGACCTGGTCACCCACCATGTGCTCGGCGATTTCAGCAAGGCCGATGCCACCTGGCTCGAGCCCCTGCTCGATGCCATCGCCGCCAATATCGGCATGCTGCTTGCGGGCGACGACAGCGGTTTCATGAACAAGCTCGCCTTGGCCACGAAGAGCGAGGGAGCCGCCTTGGCTGCGCCCAAGCCAGCCGCCAAGGCCCAGTCCCATATCCGCCAGGCTCGCCCCGCCGAGCCACAAGCCAAGCTGCCCGCCACCGGCCCAATGGCCGACATGCTCAAGCGCCTGCTAGGCAACAAGGACTAG
- a CDS encoding alpha/beta fold hydrolase → MTPIVLVPGLLCSAEIFAPQALALWPYGPVTIASTMQGKTMAEMAAAILAAAPPRFALAGISMGGYIALEIMRQAPQRVIKLALLDTSARPDTAEQTAVRRERLARAKAGEFEAVVIEATGATLHPDRQDDPELQAVNLRMALAVGLEGMVRQQEAIIARVDSRPSLGAITVPTLVLVGDSDPLTPPERAREIAEGIAEAELVVVPDCGHASTIEQPEAVNAALIRWITA, encoded by the coding sequence ATGACCCCAATCGTGCTGGTGCCCGGGCTGCTGTGCTCGGCGGAGATCTTTGCGCCCCAGGCACTTGCGTTGTGGCCCTATGGGCCGGTGACGATTGCTTCGACGATGCAGGGCAAGACCATGGCGGAAATGGCGGCAGCAATACTTGCGGCCGCACCACCGCGCTTTGCCTTGGCCGGCATTTCCATGGGTGGCTATATCGCCCTCGAGATCATGCGGCAGGCGCCCCAACGGGTGATCAAGCTCGCTTTGCTCGACACCTCGGCGCGGCCGGACACGGCTGAGCAAACAGCCGTACGGCGCGAGCGGCTGGCGCGCGCCAAAGCGGGCGAGTTCGAGGCCGTTGTGATCGAGGCGACCGGTGCCACGCTGCATCCCGACAGGCAGGATGACCCGGAGCTGCAGGCGGTGAACCTGCGCATGGCTCTAGCGGTAGGCCTCGAGGGCATGGTGCGCCAGCAGGAGGCAATCATTGCGCGGGTGGACTCGCGGCCAAGCCTTGGCGCCATCACGGTGCCGACGCTGGTGCTGGTGGGGGATAGCGATCCACTGACGCCACCCGAGCGGGCGCGCGAAATTGCCGAAGGGATCGCGGAGGCCGAGCTCGTGGTGGTGCCCGATTGCGGACATGCCTCCACGATCGAGCAGCCCGAAGCGGTCAATGCGGCGCTGATCCGGTGGATCACGGCCTGA
- a CDS encoding ribose-phosphate pyrophosphokinase — translation MKLVTGNSNRALAEAVASYLELPLTDCTVKRFADKEVYVEVHENVRGEDAFILQSTSFPANDNLMELLILTDALRRSSARRITAVLPYFGYARQDRKSAPRTPISAKLVANLIAGAGVNRVITLDLHAAQIQGFFDIPTDNLYSAPVMTRDIEQNYDTNNLMIVSPDVGGVARARAIAQRIGADLAIVDKRRPRAGVSEVMNIIGDVSGHSCLLIDDIVDSGGTLVNAAEALIKAGAKEVSAYITHGVLSEGASARIAGSKLKELVITDSIEQTEAQRNAGNIRRVSIAPLIGEAIARTASEQSVSSLFD, via the coding sequence ATGAAGCTGGTCACCGGCAACTCCAACCGTGCCCTCGCTGAAGCCGTCGCCTCCTATCTGGAACTCCCTTTGACCGATTGCACGGTCAAGCGGTTCGCCGATAAGGAAGTCTATGTCGAGGTGCATGAAAACGTGCGCGGCGAAGATGCCTTCATCCTGCAGTCGACGAGCTTTCCGGCCAACGACAACCTGATGGAATTGCTTATCCTGACCGATGCGCTGCGCCGCTCCTCGGCCCGCCGCATCACCGCGGTTCTCCCCTATTTCGGCTATGCCCGGCAGGACCGCAAATCGGCGCCCCGCACACCCATCTCGGCCAAGCTCGTGGCCAACCTCATTGCTGGCGCTGGCGTCAATCGCGTGATCACGCTTGATCTGCACGCCGCCCAGATCCAGGGCTTTTTCGACATCCCGACCGACAACCTTTATTCGGCTCCGGTGATGACGCGCGACATCGAGCAGAATTACGACACCAACAACCTGATGATCGTGTCGCCCGACGTTGGCGGCGTTGCCCGTGCCCGGGCCATTGCCCAGCGCATCGGCGCCGACCTCGCCATTGTCGACAAGCGCCGCCCCCGCGCCGGCGTGTCGGAAGTGATGAACATCATCGGCGATGTGTCCGGCCATTCCTGCCTGTTGATCGACGACATCGTCGATAGCGGCGGCACCCTGGTGAACGCCGCTGAGGCCCTGATCAAGGCCGGTGCCAAGGAAGTCTCCGCCTACATTACCCATGGCGTGCTGTCCGAAGGCGCTTCCGCCCGCATCGCCGGCTCCAAGCTCAAGGAACTGGTGATCACCGATTCCATCGAGCAGACCGAAGCTCAGCGCAATGCCGGCAATATCCGGCGCGTTTCCATTGCCCCTCTCATTGGCGAGGCCATCGCCCGCACCGCCAGCGAACAAAGCGTTTCGAGCCTCTTCGACTGA
- the proC gene encoding pyrroline-5-carboxylate reductase: MSAALQTIGPVMLIGAGKMGLALARGWLEAGLPAHNLVLVDPSPSQAAQELAQDYELPINVEAVGLQPNVLVLAVKPQVVGPVMESLLPVVGSHTVVLSIVAGIQLAQLTAALQTGRVVRCMPNTPAQVGKGITGAVAGPEVSASDKASVDALLRASGKVVWLEREGDIDALTAVSGSGPAYVFNLVEALAVAGEEQGLPPAIAMQLARQTVIGAAALLEADPAPASVLRQNVTSPKGVTAEALAVLMAADGLTPLVARAVAAARQRSEELGRT, encoded by the coding sequence ATGAGTGCAGCCCTTCAGACTATCGGTCCGGTGATGTTGATCGGGGCAGGCAAGATGGGCCTGGCCTTGGCGCGCGGCTGGCTCGAAGCTGGGCTGCCGGCCCACAATCTGGTGTTGGTGGATCCGTCGCCCAGCCAAGCCGCGCAGGAGCTGGCGCAGGATTATGAATTGCCGATCAACGTCGAGGCGGTCGGGCTGCAACCCAATGTGCTGGTGCTGGCCGTCAAGCCGCAGGTTGTGGGTCCCGTGATGGAAAGCCTGCTGCCCGTGGTGGGTTCGCATACGGTGGTACTTTCGATCGTGGCCGGTATCCAGCTGGCGCAGCTGACGGCAGCCCTGCAAACTGGTCGCGTGGTTCGCTGTATGCCGAATACCCCGGCGCAGGTTGGCAAAGGCATCACCGGTGCCGTTGCGGGCCCCGAGGTCAGTGCATCGGACAAGGCTTCGGTCGATGCGCTGCTGCGCGCTTCGGGCAAGGTGGTCTGGCTCGAGAGGGAGGGCGATATTGATGCCCTGACGGCAGTGTCAGGGTCGGGTCCCGCTTATGTGTTCAACCTGGTTGAAGCCTTGGCAGTGGCTGGGGAAGAGCAGGGCTTGCCCCCTGCCATCGCGATGCAGCTAGCGCGCCAGACAGTGATCGGTGCTGCGGCGCTGCTGGAGGCCGATCCGGCGCCGGCCAGCGTCTTGCGCCAGAATGTGACCTCACCCAAAGGGGTGACTGCTGAGGCCCTTGCCGTGCTGATGGCGGCCGATGGCTTGACCCCGCTGGTGGCTCGGGCCGTGGCCGCGGCGCGGCAGCGCTCGGAAGAACTCGGGCGAACCTAA
- a CDS encoding 50S ribosomal protein L25/general stress protein Ctc → MAETKVLKAQAREGVGKGAARELRRQGLVPAVIYGDKQPPVTISLAYKDAMKHIYAGGFLSHVIDLDVDGTVHRVIPRDYQLDPVKDFALHVDFLRVGANSKLQVEVHVTFINEEQSPGLKRGGTLNVVRHTVEVLAPNDAIPEEIVVDLTGSEIGDSIHISAVQLPAGVTPTITDRDFTIATIVAPSALKSSEGGEAEPGEEATA, encoded by the coding sequence ATGGCTGAGACCAAGGTGCTCAAGGCACAGGCGCGTGAGGGAGTGGGCAAGGGGGCCGCTCGTGAGCTGCGTCGTCAGGGACTCGTTCCCGCTGTTATCTACGGTGACAAACAACCCCCAGTCACCATCTCGCTCGCCTACAAGGACGCGATGAAGCACATCTATGCCGGCGGCTTTCTGAGCCACGTCATCGATCTGGACGTCGACGGCACCGTCCACCGCGTGATCCCGCGCGACTACCAGCTCGATCCGGTCAAGGACTTCGCCCTGCACGTGGATTTCCTCCGCGTCGGCGCCAATTCCAAGCTCCAGGTGGAAGTGCATGTCACCTTCATCAACGAAGAGCAGAGCCCCGGTCTCAAGCGCGGCGGCACCCTCAATGTGGTGCGTCACACTGTTGAAGTGCTGGCTCCCAACGATGCCATCCCCGAAGAGATCGTTGTCGATCTCACCGGTTCGGAAATCGGCGATTCGATCCACATTTCGGCTGTCCAGCTGCCAGCCGGCGTGACCCCGACCATCACCGATCGCGATTTCACCATTGCGACCATCGTTGCTCCTTCGGCGCTCAAGTCGTCTGAAGGCGGCGAGGCTGAGCCCGGCGAAGAAGCCACCGCCTAA
- the pgeF gene encoding peptidoglycan editing factor PgeF codes for MNVPHEQSPGLIAIPNVRHAFFGREGGLSEGPFASLNLSDTNGDDPAVADNRKLVTAALGFDPHRLALLKQTHSARVVTITGPHSGPRVEADAMVSARNGMALGILTADCAPILLADPVAGVVGAAHAGWRGAADNIISATLEAMAELGADPARIIAAIGPTISGANYEVGEQFKTDFLALHPGSEHRFSQPPEGQAHFDLPGFVADQLAAAGVSTVDKVGGCTYADPARYFSHRYATHAGTTTGRQIAIIGLG; via the coding sequence ATGAACGTTCCCCACGAACAAAGCCCCGGCCTGATCGCCATTCCCAATGTCCGGCACGCCTTTTTCGGCCGCGAGGGTGGTCTATCGGAAGGGCCGTTCGCCAGCCTCAATCTCTCCGACACCAATGGCGACGACCCCGCTGTGGCTGATAACCGCAAGCTGGTGACGGCCGCCTTGGGCTTTGACCCCCACCGCCTGGCGCTGCTCAAGCAGACCCATTCCGCCCGCGTGGTGACGATCACCGGGCCCCATTCCGGCCCCCGGGTCGAGGCCGATGCGATGGTCAGCGCCCGCAACGGCATGGCGCTGGGCATTCTCACCGCCGATTGCGCTCCCATTCTGCTCGCCGACCCGGTGGCCGGCGTTGTCGGAGCGGCCCATGCCGGCTGGCGCGGCGCAGCCGACAACATCATCAGCGCCACCCTCGAGGCCATGGCGGAACTCGGGGCCGATCCAGCCCGGATCATCGCCGCCATCGGCCCCACCATCAGCGGGGCCAATTACGAAGTCGGCGAACAGTTCAAGACCGACTTCCTTGCCCTTCACCCCGGCAGCGAGCACCGCTTCAGCCAGCCACCCGAAGGCCAGGCGCATTTCGACCTTCCCGGCTTTGTCGCCGATCAGCTGGCCGCCGCGGGGGTCAGCACCGTTGATAAGGTCGGGGGCTGCACCTATGCCGATCCAGCCCGCTATTTCTCCCATCGCTACGCCACGCATGCCGGCACCACGACGGGCCGGCAGATCGCCATTATCGGTCTTGGATAA
- a CDS encoding accessory factor UbiK family protein encodes MSQGKRIFDDLGRVMNEAAGVADGVRREVETVVRGQAQRFVTDMDLVKREDFDALRELVQVQGEEIDALRKEIAALREVDTGPIVL; translated from the coding sequence ATGAGCCAAGGCAAGAGAATATTCGACGATCTGGGTCGCGTGATGAACGAAGCTGCCGGCGTTGCCGATGGCGTGCGCCGGGAAGTGGAAACGGTGGTTCGGGGCCAGGCCCAGCGCTTCGTGACGGACATGGATTTGGTCAAGCGCGAGGATTTCGACGCGCTGCGTGAGCTGGTCCAGGTGCAGGGTGAAGAGATCGATGCTTTGCGCAAGGAAATTGCGGCCTTGCGGGAGGTCGATACCGGCCCGATCGTGCTGTAA